A genomic segment from Muntiacus reevesi chromosome 15, mMunRee1.1, whole genome shotgun sequence encodes:
- the EAPP gene encoding E2F-associated phosphoprotein has translation MNRLQDDYDPYAVEEPSDEEPALSSSEDEVDVLLHGTPDQKRKLIRECLTGESESSSEDEFEKEMEAELNSTIKTMEDKLSSLETGTSGDGIVGTAPTKYYDNIYFDSDSEDEDKAAQVTKKKKKKQHRIPTNDELLYDPEKDNRDQAWVDAQRRGYHGFGMQRPRQQQQPVPNSDAVLNCPACMTTLCLDCQRHESYKTQYRAMFVMNCSVNKEEILRYKPPENRKKRRGHKKMRSNQEGAAEEAETDVEEIYHPVMCTECSTEVAVYDKDEVFHFFNVLASHS, from the exons ATGAACCGCCTCCAAGACGACTATGACCCGTACGCAGTTGAGGAGCCTAGCGACGAGGAGCCGGCTTTGAGCAG TTCTGAAGATGAGGTGGATGTGCTTTTACATGGAACTCCTGACCAAAAACGAAAACTTATCAGAGAATGCCTTACTGGGGAAAGTGAGTCCTCTAGTGAagatgaatttgaaaaagaaatggaagctgAGTTAAATTCTACCATAAAAACAATGGAGGACAAGTTATCTTCTCTAGAAACAG GGACTTCAGGAGATGGAATAGTTGGAACAGCTCCGACAAAGTACTATGACAATATATATTTTGATTCTGATTCTGAAGATGAAGACAAAGCAG cacaagtgaccaagaaaaaaaagaagaaacaacacAGAATTCCAACAAATGatgaattactatatgatcctgAAAAAGATAACAGAGATCAGGCCTGGGTTGATGCACAGAGAAGAGG gtACCATGGTTTTGGAATGCAGCGACCACGTCAACAGCAGCAGCCTGTTCCGAACAGTGATGCTGTCTTGAATTGTCCTGCCTGCATGACTACACTGTGTCTTGATTGCCAGAG GCATGAATCATATAAAACTCAATATAGAGCAATGTTTGTAATGAATTGTTCTGTCAACAAGGAAGAGATTCTGAGATACAAACCCCCAGAGAACAGGAAGAAAAGGCGAGGCCATAAGAAGATGAGGTCTAACCAAGAAGGTGCTGCGGAGGAGGCAGAGACAGATGTGGAAGAAATCTATCACCCAGTCATGTGCACCGAATGTTCCACTGAAGTGGCAGTCTATGACAAGGATGAAGTCTTCCATTTTTTCAACGTTTTAGCAAGCCATTCCTAA